The nucleotide sequence CAGGACGGAACCGCGTTCTTCGACCCCCGCGGCGGCTCCTGGTCGCCAGGACGACCGCTGGGCACCGCGCGAAGGATGCACTCCACCACCCTGCTGGCCGACGGGCGGGTCCTGGTGACCGGCGGCTTCACCGGCGCCAACGCCTATCCCGTCCGGCCACTCGACACCGCCGAGGTCTACGATCCGGCCTCCGGCGACTGGAGCCCGGCGGGCCGGCTCCGCGAGGCGCGCTGCGGACACTCGGCGACCCTGCTGCCCGACGGCAGCGTCCTGGTGGCCGGCGGCACCGGCCGCCGCTCGGCCGATTCGGAACGGACGCTGTACTCGGCGGAGCTGTTCGACCCGCTGCTGCCGGGATGGTCGAAGGCCGCGGACATGACCGACGCCCGGTCCTTCCACCCCGCGGCCGCGCTCCCGGACGGCCGCGTCCTGGTCGCGGGCGGCTGGGTGGCCACCCGCCGCGACCGGCGGGCCGGTGCGGCGCTGGCGTACGGCGAGTGCTACGACCCGGCGACGGACACCTGGACACCCACCGGCGGCCTCACCGGTCCCCGCGCCGGTCACACGCTGACCGTACTCGCCGACGGGTCCGTGCTGGCCACGGGAGGCAGCGACGGTGAAGGCGGCGCCGACGGCCGGCTCGACCCGTACAGCAAGGCGACGGTGGAGCGCTGGCATCCCGAGGCGGGCGGCCGATGGACCCGGGAGCACGACATGCCCTGCGGCCGGACCCAGCACCGCGCCGTACGGCTGCGCACGGGGGAGGTCCTGGTGATGGGCGGCGGCAACGACCTGCTCGGCGACGCGGGTTACCGCAGCGCCGCGCGGTACCACCCGGAGACGCGGCGCTGGACGCAGGTGCCGGGAATGACCGTCGGACGCACCGACTTCGCGGCGGTCGTCCTCCCCGACGGGAGGGTCCTGGTGGCCGGCGGAACGGTCCGCTCCGGGCCCGCCACGCCCACGGGCGCACCGCATCTGCTGACCGCCACGAGCGAACTGTTCGTCCTGTGACGGGGCGCGGCACCGTTCGGGTGAGGCGGCGGGTGAGGCGGCGGACGATCACCGGACCGGACCATTCCGGTCCGGTTGCCAAGAAGGCCGTGAGCAGGCGGGTTCGAGTCGGAGGCGACCAGGCGTGGTGACTGACGAACGAGACGGATCCGGTACCGGCGCACGGCGGTTCGTCGCCGCCGCACCGCAGGTGACGCTTCCCAAGGGCGGCGGAGCGATCCGCGGCATCGGGGAGACGTTCACCGCCCACCCCGCGACCGGCACCGGTTCGGTCTCGGTACCCGTCGCCACGAGCCCGGGCCGGTCCGGATTCGGCCCCCGCCTGACCCTGGCGTACGACTCCGGAGCGGGCAACGGCCCGTTCGGCCTCGGCTGGAACCTGTCGGTCCCTTCGGTCACCCGCAAGACCGACAAGGGCCTGCCGCGCTACCTGGACGCCGTCGACTCCGACGTGTTCGTGCTCTCCGGCGAGGACGACCTCGTCCCCGTCCACCGGCAGGACCACACCGGCGAGTGGGTCGCGGCCCACCCCGGCCACACACGGGACCCCGAAGGCGACTGGGTGCGCGACCCGGCGGGCGACCCCGTCGTCCACGAGGACGAGACCGACGGCTACCGGGTCCGCCGCTACCGGCCGCGCGTCGAGGGTGCCTTCGCCCGGATCGAGCGCTGGACGGCGGTCGCCGCCCCCGCCGGAACTCCCGTCGGCAACGTGCACTGGCGCTCGGTGTCGAAGGACAACGTCCTCACCGTGTACGGGCTCACCCCGGAGCACCGCATCGCCGACCCGCTCGACCCGGGCCGCGTCTTCAGCTGGCTGATCTCCGAGACCCGCGACGACAAGGGCGATGTCGTCCTCTACCGCTACAAGTCCGAGGACGGCACCGGCGTCGACCTCGGCAGACCGCAGGAACGGAACAGGGGACCCCGCGACGACGTCCGCAGGACCGCCCACCGCTATCTGAAGCGCATCCTCTATGGCAACCGGCGGCCCGCCCTCGACGAGAGGGGTGAGCGCCCCCACTTCCTCGACGCCCGGGTCGTCGACGGCGGCTGGATGTTCGAGGCCGTACTCGACTACGGCGATCACGACCCGGACGCCCCCGGCCCCCGGGACGACGAGGCCGTCGACGCCACCGGCGCCCTCCGCTTCCCGTGGCCGCTCCGCCCGGACGCCTTCTCCACGTACCGGCCCGGCTTCGAGGTGCGCACCGGCCGGCTCTGCCGCCGGGTGCTGATGTTCCACCACTTCCCCGGCACGGAAGCGGCCGGCGTCGGCGTCGACTGCCTCGTACGGTCGACCGAGCTCAGCCACGGCGGCGAGGCCGACCCGGTGACGGCCAACGGGCCCGTGTACGCGTTCCTGCGCTCCGTGACCCAGCACGGGCACCGCCGCGACGGCACCGGGTACGTCCGCCGGAGCATGCCGCCCGTGGAGTTCACGTACTCCGAGCCGACGGTCCGGGACACCGTCGAGACCGTCGACCCCGGGTCCATGGAGAACCTCCCCGCCGGCCTGGACGGGACGACGTACCGCTGGACCGACCTGCACGGCGAGGGCATCCCCGGCGCGCTCGTCGAACAGTCGGGCGCCTGGTTCTACAAGCGCAACATCAGCCCCCTCCCGGAGGCCGACCGGGCCTCCGGCGACGGCGCGCCTCCCCGCGTCCGGTTCGCCCCGGTGGAACACGTCGCCACCATGCCGGCGCTCCCGCCCGGCAGCGGCGCCGAGTTCGTGGACCTCGCCGGAGACGGACTCGTGGACGTCGTCGTCACGAACGGCACCGCCCCCGGCCTCCACGAACACGACGACGCCGAGGGCTGGCAGCCGTTCCGCCCGTTCACCTCCCTCCCGAACGTGCCGCTGGACGCCCCGAACGCCCGCCTCGCCGACCTCGACGGAGACGGCCACGCCGACGTCCTGGTCACCGACGACACCTCGCTCACCTGGTACCGGTCGCTCGCGGAGGAGGGATTCGAGGCGGCCCGGCAGATCGCCGTCGCCGCCGACGAGGAGCAGGGCCCCCGGGCCCTGTTCTCCGACGGCACGCACGCCCTCCACCTCGCCGACCTCTCCGGCGACGGGCTCCCCGACCTGGTCCGCGTCCGCAACGGCGAGGTCTGCTACTGGCCCAACCTCGGCCATGGGCGGTTCGGCGCGAAGGTGACGATGGAGAACGCGCCGTGGTTCGACCACCCGGACACCTTCGACCAGCAGCGCGTCCGGCTGGCCGACATCGACGGCTCCGGCACCGCCGACCTCCTCTACCTCCACCGCGACGGCGTGCGGCTGTACTTCAACCAGTCCGGAAACGCCTGGAGTTCGCCCCGCGCGCTGCGGGCCTTCCCACGGATCGACAGCGCGACGAGCATCGCCACGGCCGACCTCCTGGGCGACGGCACGACCTGCCTCGTCTGGTCCTCCCCGCTCGCCTCGGACGCCGGCCGGCCCATGCGGTTCGTCAACCTCATGGGAGGCACCAAGCCGCATCTGCTGACCGGCCTCGTCAACAACCTCGGCGCGGAGACACGGCTGAGCTACGCACCGTCGACGAAGTTCTCCCTCCAGGACAAACACGAGGGCCGGCCGTGGATCGCGCGTCTTGCGTTCCCCGTCCACGTGGTCGAACGCGTGGAGACGTACGACCACGTGAGCCGCAACCGGTTCACCACGCGCTACCGCTACCACCACGGCCGGTACGACGGCGTGGAGCGCGAGTTCTGCGGGTTCGGCATGGTCGAGCAGTGGGACACCGAGGAACTCGAAGCCGTCGGCGGCGCGGCCATCGGCGGTGACGCGAGCAACTCTGCCCCCGGCTCGTACGTGCCGCCGGCGCACATCAAGTCCTGGTTCCACACCGGCGACCGACTGGGCCGGGAGCGCGTCTCGCGGTACCACGAGGAGGAGTACTACCGCGAGCCGGGCCTCACCCCGGCCGACGCCCGGGACCTGCTGCTCGACGACACCCCGCTGCCCCCGGGCCTGGCCGACGAGGAGGAACGACAGGCGTGCCGCGCGCTGAAGGGCTCGCTGCTGCGGCGTGAGATTTACTCCGACGACGCCGTACCGGAGTCGACACCCGCCGAGCTGACCCGGGCCCACACCCCGTACACGGTCACCGAGCAGAACTTCACCGTCCGGCGCCTCCAGGGACGCGGCGCGCACGAGTACGCCGTGTTCGACGTCCAGCCGCGCGAGACGCTCACCCACCACTACGAGCGCGAGGCCGCAGACCCACGCACCCAGCACACGATCGCGCTGGAGGTCGACCCGTACGGCACCGTCCTCAAGGAGGCCGCCGTCGGCTACGGCCGCCGCACCCACCTGGTGACGGTGGCCCCGGACGGCACCGGCCGCCGCACCCCGAACCCCGCCCTGGACGCCCTCCACCCGGCGGACCGCGCCCGGCAGACCACCTCCCTCGTCACGTACACCGAGCGCCGCGTCACCAACGCGATCGACACCGCCGGCGCCTGGCGCCACCCCGCCACCTGCGAGACGAGAACCTTCGAGCTGACCGGATACGTCCCCACGGGCCCCCACGGCCGATTCCTCGCGGCGGACCTCGTGGAGCCCGACCCCGACATCACCGGACGGCTGCGCCACCGGTACGCGCGGGAGGTGGCGTACGAGGAGCAGCCCACGCCCGAACCCTGCCGCCGGCCGGTCGAGCACGTCCGCACCCACCACCGGAGCGACGACCTCACGCGGATCCTCCCCCTGGGGCTGCTCGAACCCCGCGCCACCACCGGCGAGAGGTACACGCTCGCCCTCACCCCGGGCCTCCTCGCCGCCGTCTTCCGCAGGCCGCGCCCCGACGGCTCCATGGAAGAACTGATCCCGGACCCGGCGGGCGTCCTCGCCGGGACGGCGGGGGACCGGGGCGGCTACCTGGCGGGCCGGACCCTCAAGGCCGACGGACGCTTTCCCGCCACCGACCCCGACGACCACTGGTGGCTGCCGTCCGGCCGGACGTACTTCTCCGCCGGCCCGGAGGACCCGCCGGCCACCGAGCTCGCGCAAGCCCTTCGGCACCGCTTCGTCGCCCGGAGGCAGCGCGACCCCTTCGGCCACGACACCGTGGTCGACCTCGACGGCGACGACCTGCTCGCCATCGAGGTACGCGACCCGCTCGGCAACCGCACCACCGTGGAGGCCAACGACTACCGGGTGCTGCAACCGCGCCGCGTCGCCGACGCCAACGGCAACCGGACCGAGGTGGCCTTCGACGCCCTCGGCATGGTCACCGGCACCGCCGTCATGGGGAAGGCCGCACCCGCACCCGCCGAGGGCGACACCCTGGACGGATTCCCCGCCGACCTCGAACCGGATCGCGTCGAGGCCCTCCTGACGGCGGCCGATCCCGACCCGCTGGCGGCGGACCTGCTCGCCGGCGCCACCAGCCGCGTCGTGTACGACCTCGACCGGTTCCGCCGGCTGCGCCGTCCCGCCGTGGTGGTCACGCTGACCCGCGAGACCCACCACCACGACCCCCTTCCGCCGCATGGCCTCAGGATCCAGACCGCGTACGGCTACTCGGACGGCTTCGGCCGCGAGATCCAGCGCAAGACGCGTGCCGAACCCGGACCGCTCACCGACGGAGGCCCGACCGTCACCCCGCGCTGGGTGTGCGGCGGCTGGGTGGTCCACGACAACAAGGGCGAGCCGGTCCGCCAGTACGAGCCGTTCTTCAGCGCCACGCACGAGTTCGAGTTCGGCGTGACGGTCGGCGTGAGCCCGGTGCTGTTCCGCGATCCCCTGGGGCGGGTCGTCGTCACCCTCCACCCCCACCACACGTACCAGAAGACCGTGTTCGGCCCCTGGGGACGGACCGCCTACGACGCCAACGACACCTGCGCCCCTCGCGGCACGCAGACCGGCGACCCGCGCACGGACCCCGACGTCCGCGGCCTGCTGGCACGCCACTTCGCGACGCCCAGCCCGGCGCCCCGGGCGGCGGAGCCCGGGTCAGCGGCGGCACCGCAGACCTCGGCGGTTAAGCGGGATTCGGCGGTGGTGCGGGATCCGGTGCCGACGGGCCCGGCGGTGGCGCGGGATCCGGCGCCGACGGCCCCTGCCGCCCCGCCCGCGTCGGTCACGCCTCCCGCCTGGGAGACCTGGCACGCCCAGCGGATCGGCGGCGCGCTCGGCCCGCACGAGCAGACGGCGGCGATCCGCGCCGCCGCGCACGCGGACACCCCCACCACCACCCACCTCGACGCCCTGGGCCGCCCCTTCCTCACCGTCGAACGCAACCGCGTCGTCTGCACCGGCCACGACCTCGACGGCACGGAGGACACCGTCGCCACCCGGACCGAGCTCGACATCGAGGGCAACCAGCGCCAGGTGCGCGACGCCGTGACCCAGGGCGGCGATCCGCTCGGGCGGGTCGTCGTGCGGTACGCCCACGACATACTCGGCAACCGCATCCACCAGAGCAGCATGGAGGCTGGGGCCCGCTGGACCCTGGCCGACGTCCTCGGCAACCCGATCCGTGAGTGGGACAGCAGGGGCCACACCTTCGTCACCGCGTACGACGCCCTGCGCCGCCGCGTCACCAGGAGCGTCCGCGGCACCGTCGCCGACGGCGACGCCGCCTCCGACCCGCGCACCCTCGACCGCGAGGTGCGGATCGAACGGATCGAGTACGGCGAGCCCGCCCCGGACGCGTCACCCGCCGACGAGGCCCGCGCCCGGCGGTTCAACCTGCGCACCCGCGTCCTGCGGCACTTCGACGGCGCCGGCGCCGCGGTCAACGCCCGGCTCGACGCGACCGGCGCACCGCTGGCCGCGTACGACTTCAAGGGGAACGCGCTCCACCACACCCGGACGCTCACCGCCGACTACCAGGCCCTGCCCGACTGGGCGGCGGCCCCGCGGATGGCGGACGAGTCCTTCGACAACAGCATGCGCTACGACGCGCTGAACCGGGCCGTGCAGGCGACGCTGCCGCACAGCGACCTCGCCCCCGGCCGGCTCCACGTCGTCCAGCCGGTCTTCAACGAGGCGGGCCTGCTCGACCGCGTCGACGTCTGGCTGGAACACACCACCGAACCCGCCGGGCTGCTCGATCCGGGCAGTGAGCCGCCGTCACCGGTCGGGATCGCCGGCATCGACTACGACGCCCACGGCAGGCGCACCCGGGTCGCCCACAAGAACGGCGCCACCACCCGGTACCGCCACGACCCGCTGACCTTCCGGCTTGTCCATCTCGTCACCGGCCGCGGCCCCTCGTTCCCCGAGGACTGCGACAACCCGGACAACCCCCAGCCGGACGCGGGGAACTGCGGGCTGCAGAACCTGCACTACACCTACGACCCGTCGGGGAACGTCACCCACATCCACGACGACGCCCAGCAGACGGTGTTCTTCCGCAACCAGCGCGTGGAGCCGAGCAACGACTACGTCCACGATGCGCTCTACCGTCTGATCCAGGCCACCGGCCGCGAGCACCTGGGCCAGCAGGCCGACGGCACCCGCAGGGCCCCCACCGCCCCGGACGCCTCCAACGCCTTCCACACGCGGCTGGACCACCCCAACACCCAGCAGACGATGGGGACGTACGTCGAGCGTTACGTCCACGACCTCGTCGGCAACATCGAGCGGATGCGGCACCGGGGCAGCGACCCCGCCCACGCGGGCTGGACGCGCGGCTACACGTACGCGGAGACCAGCCTGCTGGAGGACGGCACGGCGGGGACGGCGGCGAAGACCGGCAACCGGCTCAGCCACACGACGCTGAACCCCGACGGTGCCACCCCGCCGCTCGTCGAGCCGTACGCCCATGACCGGCACGGCAACATGACCCGCATGCCGCACCTCGGCGGCGGCCAGCCCGGCCCCTCGCTGCACTGGGACCACGCGGACCGGTTGCGACGCTCGGACCTCGGCGGCGGAGGCACGGTCTTCTGCGTGTACGACGCCGAGGGCCGAAGGGTCCGCAAGGTGTGGGAGAAGGCGCCGGGCCTGATCGAGGAACGCATCTACCTGGGGGACTTCGAGGTCTACCGGCGGCACCGCGGCCCGATCGGCCCGGCCACCGCGGTGCTCGAACGCGAGACCGTGCACACCGGGGCGGATTCGGGTGCGGGTTCCGGCGCCGGCGAGGAGCGCTTCGCCCTCACCGAGCTGCGCACCCGCGACACCGAGGGCTCGGACCCGGCGCCGCCCCGGCTGATCCGCTACCAGGCGGGGAACCACCTCGGCTCCGCCTGCCTCGAACTGGACGAGCGGGCGCAGATCATCTCGTACGAGGAGTACGCGCCCTACGGCAGCACGACGTACCAGGCGGTACGCAGCCGTACGGAGACACCCAAGCGCTACCGCTACACGGGCATGGAGCGGGACGAGGAGACGGGACTCGCCCAGCACGGCGCCCGCTACTACGCCTGCTGGCTCGGCAGATGGACCGGAGCCGACCCTTCCGGCCTGATCGACGGACCGAACCTGTACCGGTACGCGCGAGGCAACCCGATCACCCTGACCGACCGCGACGGACACGAGCCCGCGGAGGCCCTGACGGCGGAGATCCTCCAGCAGGCCGCCTCGGCGCTGGAACGGGCAGCCGCGCGATGGGGGAGCGCGGCCGCGTACAGCGGGGGAGCCGGAGCATCCGCCGCACCAGCAGCCGCACCCGCGACCGCCCTCGCACCCGCCCCGGCGGCCGGGGCCCTGGCGGCCGCACAGGCGGTCGCCGGCCTGGCGATGGCGCTCGCGGTGCGCATGCACATGCAACGCGCGGGCTCGATCGCACGATTCGGCAACCCCTACGGCGTTCCGACCCAAGGCGCGGCCTTCCCCGCACTGACCCAGGCCCAGAGACTGGTCCACGCACCCTTCCCGATCCCGCGGCCGGCCCCGCAGCGGCAGCAGGGCGAACCGAGAGCAGGACGCGTGTACGTCACGTACACCAAGACGAACAAGACCACCGGGCGCGTCTACTCGGGCCGCACCAGCATGGTCATCGACCTCAACCGACCCTGGTACCCCCAGGCGGAGAAGGCGATGAAGCTCCGCGACCAGAGGCACCACGTGGACGAACGCCCCGAGCCGGACGACCCGGACTTCGGCCCCGCGCACCTGGACAGCTACGCCGTCGGCCACGCGGTGAACTACGCCGAGCGCTACCGCGACTTCGGCTACCTCGCCATCCGAGGAAGGGAACAGCAGCTCATCGACGACAACGGGGCACAACGGGCGGCACAACTGGGGATCACGGGCTTCAGCGGCGGCGCCTGGTCGGACACGGAGCCGGGCCCGCGACTGACGGAGAACAAGGGGCGAGGGGTCGACAAGGACAGCCCGATGGGAGAGATCTTCCACTACGCGTCGGACATCGAGTTCGGCGAACTGGCGCCGTTCACGCGGACGCCGCTCAAGCAAATGGTCCGGGACACACTGAGGCTGCGATGACGGAACCGGGAACGTACCTACGGATTCCCCTGCCCGACGGCTCGTACGGCTACGGCAGGGTGCTCTCGGAGGAGTACACCGCCTTCTACGACCACCACACGTCGCAGCCGTCGTCCGACCTGGACGCCATCGACACCCGACCGCTGCTCTTCGCCCAGGCGGTCCGACTGCCGGACGACACCCGATGGCAGCCGATCGGCAGCCGCGCGCTCGAAGGCGAGACCGCGCGCCCGGTCGTCCGCTTCACCCAGGACCGGGCCGACTTCCGCAAATGCGTGATCTTCGACTCGGAGGGCGAGACCCGTCCGGCCACCCCCGAGGAGTGCGTCGGCCTGGAACGCGCCGCGGTCTGGGACGCCCACCACATCGAACGGCGTCTCCTGGACACCTTCCTCGGCCTCCCCAACGAGGACGAGCGGGAGGCACGGGTGCGGCTGTCCTAGGCCGAGCGCGTTCACACGTCGTTCAGTAAACGTCGATCGGTGTGCGGCACGGTGGTCCGAGAACGGACCGCAGCAGTTTCCCGAACAGGTGACAGACATGCTCAAGATCGGCCTGGGAGCCCCCCAGTACGGAACGTTCACGGACCCCACCGTGATCTCGCAGTTCGCCGCCACGGTCGAAGCGATCGGCTTCGACAGCCTCTGGGTCGGCGACCGGGCCCTCGTCCCGACCGAGCCCCGTGACACCTATCCCGGCGGCGGTCCGCTGCCGGAGGCGTACCGCACCTTCCTCGACCCCGTCGTCACCCTCTCCTTCCTGGCGCACGCGACCCGACGGATACGGCTCGGCACCAGCACGCTGAACGCACCGTTCTACTCGCCGCTCCTGCTGGCCCGGTCGCTCACCTCCGTCGACATCCTCAGCCAGGGACGACTCGACATCGGCTTCGGGCTCGGCTGGTCGTCCGACGAGTACGAGGCCATCGGTGTGCCGTGGAAGGGCCGTGGGGCCCGGCTGGAGGAGATCCTGGACGTCCTGGACCACGTCTGGTCCGGCACGCCGGCCGCCTACGAAGGGGCGCGGTGGCAGCTGCCGAGCGCCCACGTCGAGACGTTCCCGGTGCAGCGCCCCCGCCCACCGGTGCTGCTGGGCGGCTTCACCCCGGCGACGCTCGAGCGCATCGGGCGGCGCGCGGACGGCTGGGCGGGGGCGGCGCTGCCGGTGCCACGACTGACGCACGTCATCGGGCAGATCAGGCAGATCGCGGAGGCGAACGGACGCGACCCCGAGGCCCTGCGCACGGTCGTCCGGGTCAACCCCGTCTTGACGTCAGAGACCGCCGCCGACGACGGCGTCCCGCGCCGGGGAACGGTCGCGCAGGTGTCGGACTACCTGCTCGCCGCGCACGAGGCCGGAGCCGACGAGGTCCTGATCGACCTCCAGCAGACCGCCCGGAACGCGGAGGAACTGACGGACCTCGCGCACCGCTTCCACACCCGACTGAGCAAGGGCTAGGAGCGGACCGCAGGGCCGGGGGTACGGAGTCGCCGTGCTGTCTCGCGGAGCAGCAGCGCGGCGGCCGCCGGGGCAGCGGGGCCCGAGGTCCGCGTCGCGAGGGACGCGCCCGCGTGGCGCACGGCGTCGAGGCGGAGACGCTGGACGCCGATGAGGGCCCGCAGGAAGGGCCCGTACGAAGGCGCCGTCACGTCGGGAAGGGAGGCAGCCGCCGTCAGGTCGACGTCGGCCCGGTCCGCCTGCTCCTGGACGAGCCGGCCGAGCGCCGCGTCGGGCCGCGTGAGGTCCGCACCGTGGCGCGCCACCGCGTCGGCGGGGACGCCCGTCCGGCCCGCGCGCAGGTCTTCGGGCAGGTCCTCAAGGAAGTCGATGCGCTGCATGCCTCGGATGAGCCGGTGGCAGCCGTCCGTGAAGGCCGCCCGCGCGGCCGTGTCCGCCGGCGCGAGGAGGCAGGCCGTCAGCATCAGCGCGGGCAGGGAGTACTCCTCGACGTACCGCTCCAGGTCCTCCTCGTCCGCGATGGTCCGCCACGCGACCTCGCGCTCGCAGCCCCGAAGGAACGCGTCCACATGGGTGCGTACGTCCGGGTGGCACTCGACGGTACGGACGAGGCAGCGCAGTACCGGCAGCGCGGAGTCACCCTCGGCGAGAGCCTTCCGCACGAGCCCGTCCCATTCGGTGAGCGCGGCCGCCCGCTCGTCCACCGGCCCTCGGTCGATCCGGTCGTCGGTGTCGTGCATGAACGCGACGGCGGCCACGACGTGCGGCACCAGCGCGGCGGGCAGCAGCAGGCGCGCGGCCGCGTACTCGGCGGTCGCGAACCGCCGCACGGCCTGACGCTGTGCGGTGTACTCCCGCCGCAGCCGCGGCTCCCTGACCCCGGCCCGGTCCAGGGCCCGCTTCCACATGCTGTTCTCCCGCCGTCGTAGACCGCGATCTTACGGCTGCCCCTCCCACGCCCGGGGCCTCGGCTCCCACGCCCCGCGGCCTGGCCGTCCCCGTGCCCGCCACCGCGACAGACGTGAGGGGCTGGCCTACCTTGAGGGCATGGTGATGGTGCAGTGCAGCGGGCTGGAGGTCGCCTACTACCGCGTGGGGGAGGGGCCGCCCGTGGTGTTCCTGCACGGTGCGGCGGGGGACGGCCGTCTGTGGCAGCCGCAACTCGACGTGCTGTCGGACGCGTTCACGGTCGTAGCGTGGGACGAGCCCGGCGCGGGCAGATCCTCCGACGTTCCCGCGTCCTTCGGCCTCACGGACTACGCCCATTGTCTGGCGGCGGTCGTGGAGTCGCTGCGCCTCGGTCCGGCCCACATCGCCGGCCTCTCCTGGGGCGGCACCGTCGCCCTGGAGCTCTACCGCCACCACCCGGACCTCGTGAAGACGCTCATCCTCGTCGACACCTACGCGGGCTGGAAGGGCTCCCTGCCGGCGGAGGAGGTACAAGCCAGGGTCGAGGGCGCGCGCCGGATGCTGGCCGCACCGCCCGATGAGTTCGATCCGACGCTGCCCGGACTGTTCGCGGGTGAGCCGCCCGCCGCGTACGTACCCCTCCTGGACGCGATGGACGCCGCCGTGCGCCCGGACACGATGCGGACGCAACTGGCCCTCATGGCCGAGGCGGACCAGCGGGACGTCCTGCCCACCATCTCGGTGCCGACGCTCCTGCTCTGGGGAGAGCAGGACGTACGCTCGCCGCTGACCGTCGCACGGCAGTTCCAGAAGGCGATCCCGCATTCCGAACTGGTGGTGATCCCGGGCGCGGGACACGTCAGCAACCTGGAACGCCCCCAGGAGTTCAACCGGACCGTACGCGACTTCTGCCACGCCCACTCCTGAGCGCCGTCGGCCGCATCCTGGCCCGCGAAAAACCCGGCGACGTCGCCGATCACATGGGGGACACTCGTCGCTCATGGATGAGGTCGAGGTGGTCGTCGCCCATTCCGAGCGCGCAACGCTGCGCGTCGGCGACGTGTTCCTGAAGGTGGACGCCGATCAGGCGCGGATCGACCGCGAGGTCGAGGCGATGTCCCGCGCACCGGTCCCGACCCCGGAGGTCCTGTGGCGCAAGCCGCCCG is from Streptomyces venezuelae ATCC 10712 and encodes:
- a CDS encoding SpvB/TcaC N-terminal domain-containing protein codes for the protein MTDERDGSGTGARRFVAAAPQVTLPKGGGAIRGIGETFTAHPATGTGSVSVPVATSPGRSGFGPRLTLAYDSGAGNGPFGLGWNLSVPSVTRKTDKGLPRYLDAVDSDVFVLSGEDDLVPVHRQDHTGEWVAAHPGHTRDPEGDWVRDPAGDPVVHEDETDGYRVRRYRPRVEGAFARIERWTAVAAPAGTPVGNVHWRSVSKDNVLTVYGLTPEHRIADPLDPGRVFSWLISETRDDKGDVVLYRYKSEDGTGVDLGRPQERNRGPRDDVRRTAHRYLKRILYGNRRPALDERGERPHFLDARVVDGGWMFEAVLDYGDHDPDAPGPRDDEAVDATGALRFPWPLRPDAFSTYRPGFEVRTGRLCRRVLMFHHFPGTEAAGVGVDCLVRSTELSHGGEADPVTANGPVYAFLRSVTQHGHRRDGTGYVRRSMPPVEFTYSEPTVRDTVETVDPGSMENLPAGLDGTTYRWTDLHGEGIPGALVEQSGAWFYKRNISPLPEADRASGDGAPPRVRFAPVEHVATMPALPPGSGAEFVDLAGDGLVDVVVTNGTAPGLHEHDDAEGWQPFRPFTSLPNVPLDAPNARLADLDGDGHADVLVTDDTSLTWYRSLAEEGFEAARQIAVAADEEQGPRALFSDGTHALHLADLSGDGLPDLVRVRNGEVCYWPNLGHGRFGAKVTMENAPWFDHPDTFDQQRVRLADIDGSGTADLLYLHRDGVRLYFNQSGNAWSSPRALRAFPRIDSATSIATADLLGDGTTCLVWSSPLASDAGRPMRFVNLMGGTKPHLLTGLVNNLGAETRLSYAPSTKFSLQDKHEGRPWIARLAFPVHVVERVETYDHVSRNRFTTRYRYHHGRYDGVEREFCGFGMVEQWDTEELEAVGGAAIGGDASNSAPGSYVPPAHIKSWFHTGDRLGRERVSRYHEEEYYREPGLTPADARDLLLDDTPLPPGLADEEERQACRALKGSLLRREIYSDDAVPESTPAELTRAHTPYTVTEQNFTVRRLQGRGAHEYAVFDVQPRETLTHHYEREAADPRTQHTIALEVDPYGTVLKEAAVGYGRRTHLVTVAPDGTGRRTPNPALDALHPADRARQTTSLVTYTERRVTNAIDTAGAWRHPATCETRTFELTGYVPTGPHGRFLAADLVEPDPDITGRLRHRYAREVAYEEQPTPEPCRRPVEHVRTHHRSDDLTRILPLGLLEPRATTGERYTLALTPGLLAAVFRRPRPDGSMEELIPDPAGVLAGTAGDRGGYLAGRTLKADGRFPATDPDDHWWLPSGRTYFSAGPEDPPATELAQALRHRFVARRQRDPFGHDTVVDLDGDDLLAIEVRDPLGNRTTVEANDYRVLQPRRVADANGNRTEVAFDALGMVTGTAVMGKAAPAPAEGDTLDGFPADLEPDRVEALLTAADPDPLAADLLAGATSRVVYDLDRFRRLRRPAVVVTLTRETHHHDPLPPHGLRIQTAYGYSDGFGREIQRKTRAEPGPLTDGGPTVTPRWVCGGWVVHDNKGEPVRQYEPFFSATHEFEFGVTVGVSPVLFRDPLGRVVVTLHPHHTYQKTVFGPWGRTAYDANDTCAPRGTQTGDPRTDPDVRGLLARHFATPSPAPRAAEPGSAAAPQTSAVKRDSAVVRDPVPTGPAVARDPAPTAPAAPPASVTPPAWETWHAQRIGGALGPHEQTAAIRAAAHADTPTTTHLDALGRPFLTVERNRVVCTGHDLDGTEDTVATRTELDIEGNQRQVRDAVTQGGDPLGRVVVRYAHDILGNRIHQSSMEAGARWTLADVLGNPIREWDSRGHTFVTAYDALRRRVTRSVRGTVADGDAASDPRTLDREVRIERIEYGEPAPDASPADEARARRFNLRTRVLRHFDGAGAAVNARLDATGAPLAAYDFKGNALHHTRTLTADYQALPDWAAAPRMADESFDNSMRYDALNRAVQATLPHSDLAPGRLHVVQPVFNEAGLLDRVDVWLEHTTEPAGLLDPGSEPPSPVGIAGIDYDAHGRRTRVAHKNGATTRYRHDPLTFRLVHLVTGRGPSFPEDCDNPDNPQPDAGNCGLQNLHYTYDPSGNVTHIHDDAQQTVFFRNQRVEPSNDYVHDALYRLIQATGREHLGQQADGTRRAPTAPDASNAFHTRLDHPNTQQTMGTYVERYVHDLVGNIERMRHRGSDPAHAGWTRGYTYAETSLLEDGTAGTAAKTGNRLSHTTLNPDGATPPLVEPYAHDRHGNMTRMPHLGGGQPGPSLHWDHADRLRRSDLGGGGTVFCVYDAEGRRVRKVWEKAPGLIEERIYLGDFEVYRRHRGPIGPATAVLERETVHTGADSGAGSGAGEERFALTELRTRDTEGSDPAPPRLIRYQAGNHLGSACLELDERAQIISYEEYAPYGSTTYQAVRSRTETPKRYRYTGMERDEETGLAQHGARYYACWLGRWTGADPSGLIDGPNLYRYARGNPITLTDRDGHEPAEALTAEILQQAASALERAAARWGSAAAYSGGAGASAAPAAAPATALAPAPAAGALAAAQAVAGLAMALAVRMHMQRAGSIARFGNPYGVPTQGAAFPALTQAQRLVHAPFPIPRPAPQRQQGEPRAGRVYVTYTKTNKTTGRVYSGRTSMVIDLNRPWYPQAEKAMKLRDQRHHVDERPEPDDPDFGPAHLDSYAVGHAVNYAERYRDFGYLAIRGREQQLIDDNGAQRAAQLGITGFSGGAWSDTEPGPRLTENKGRGVDKDSPMGEIFHYASDIEFGELAPFTRTPLKQMVRDTLRLR
- a CDS encoding immunity 26/phosphotriesterase HocA family protein: MTEPGTYLRIPLPDGSYGYGRVLSEEYTAFYDHHTSQPSSDLDAIDTRPLLFAQAVRLPDDTRWQPIGSRALEGETARPVVRFTQDRADFRKCVIFDSEGETRPATPEECVGLERAAVWDAHHIERRLLDTFLGLPNEDEREARVRLS